GATCGTAAAGTGGATGCCCATGTGAAACGCACTGCTCAGCGTCCGTTGGCCACTGGAGTGGTCAGCGAGCGTGAAGCGCTCACCTTATTTTTTGGTTTGGTGGTGTTGTCGTTTCTGTTGGTACTAAGTCAAAACACCCTTACTATTTTGCTATCTTTTGCAGCCCTTGTATTGGCGGCAATTTATCCGTTTATGAAACGCTATACCCATCTACCGCAGTTGTTTCTTGGCTTGGCTTTTAGTTGGTGTATTCCCATGGCTTACGCGGCGCAAACCAGCACAGTGCCTGCCGAGGCGTGGTTGCTATTAGTGGCTAATGTGTGTTGGACGGTGGCCTACGATACTAAGTACGCAATGGTTGATCGTGACGACGATTTAAAAGTGGGTATTAAGTCTACCGCCATCTTATTTGGCCGTTTCGATAAACTCATTGTGGCGCTGTTACAGGCTGCCAGTTTGCTGTGCTTGGCGCTTTTAGGTCATGTGAAGCAATTAGGTTTTATCTTTGATCTTGGTTTGCTCGCTGCAGCGGTATTGTTTGTCTATCAGCAAAAATTGATTAGGTATCGTGAGCGAGAAGCGTGTTTCCGAGCTTTTTTAAACAACAACTATGTAGGTTTGGCGGTGTTTATAGGCATAGCCAGCCATTATGCATGGCTGGCTATTAGTGCGGCTTAAGCTTCTAAATCTAACAATTCACTGATCGATTGGTACACCCCATCGGCCAGCAATGGCGAGAGTTGTTTGAACAAACCCTCTGCCGATTGACTGTCACTTAAGCCCTGCTCGCGGATTAGTGAGAGTAAGTTAGTGGTAATGCGCTTGTCGTAATATTCCGGCGCGTCGATATTGTGCAACTGCGCTAAACGTTGTGCGCCGGCCAATGCTTGCTGTTCTAACTCTGCACGCTCTAGGTGAGGGCGCTTGGCTAGCAACGCTGCAACAATGGCGTAGCGGTGCAAGCTTTCTTGAGCCACTTGAGCTAGCAGCAACAAACGTCCACGACGTTGGCTGTCAATGTTAAAGCAATCGCCTTGATCACTAATTAGTTTTAGTGCGGCAAATTCTTCTAAGTAGCGGTCAGCCAGATCGCTCATGTCACTTACTTGATAACGCAGGAACAATTCACCTTTTAGCAAAGGATAAAGCTGCTCAAGTAAGGCGACCAATTGGCTACGACACAGGCTACGATGTTGCAATAACGCAGTGGCGATAAAGGCTGGAATAATCAGTAAGTGGATAATGTTATTGCGATAAAAGTTAAGCAGTACCTGCTGTTTTTCATCTAGGCCAATAATTTCGCCTAGGTAGTCGCTGCGAATTTCAAACTTATCGAGGCTAATAGCCTGATCCAACAGCGTTTCTGCATCCTCTTCCGGTAGCGTTACGTGGTCACTATAAGGCACGTTTTCGATTAAAGATGTATATAAACTTATCTGCTTAACCAGTTGCTTGCGCGGCAGGGCTCGGTTCTCGGCAGCCAATAAAATAGTGGCGCTTAAACACAAACCATTTACCGCAGCGGCGCTGTTAATATTCACCATTAATTGGTTGGAAATATCGTTAACCG
The Agarivorans aestuarii DNA segment above includes these coding regions:
- the ubiA gene encoding 4-hydroxybenzoate octaprenyltransferase — its product is MQLANAKPYWQLMRADKPIGTLLLLWPALWALWLAAEGLPDFSILLVFVLGVFFMRSAGCVINDFADRKVDAHVKRTAQRPLATGVVSEREALTLFFGLVVLSFLLVLSQNTLTILLSFAALVLAAIYPFMKRYTHLPQLFLGLAFSWCIPMAYAAQTSTVPAEAWLLLVANVCWTVAYDTKYAMVDRDDDLKVGIKSTAILFGRFDKLIVALLQAASLLCLALLGHVKQLGFIFDLGLLAAAVLFVYQQKLIRYREREACFRAFLNNNYVGLAVFIGIASHYAWLAISAA